A genome region from Hippopotamus amphibius kiboko isolate mHipAmp2 chromosome 1, mHipAmp2.hap2, whole genome shotgun sequence includes the following:
- the LUZP1 gene encoding leucine zipper protein 1 gives MAEFTSYKDTASSRHLRFKLQSLSRRLDELEEATKNLQKAEDELLDLQDKVIQAEGSNSSMLAEIEVLRQRVLRIEGKDEEIKRAEDLCQQMKEKLEEEENLTRELKSEIERLQKRMAELEKLEEAFSRSKNDCTQLCLSLNEERNLTKKISSELEMLRVKVKELESSEDRLDKTEQSLVSELDKLKSLTLSFVSERKYLNEKEKENEKLIKELTQKLEQNKKMNRDYTRNASNLLERNDLRIEDGISSTLPSKESRRKGTLDYLKQVENETRNKSENEKNRNQEDNKIKDLNQEIEKLKTQIKHFESLEEELKKMRAKNSDLQDNYLSEQNKNKLLASQLEEIKLQIKKQKELENGEVEGEDAFLSSKGRHERTKFRGHGNEASVSKHTPRELSPQHKRERHRNREFALNNENYPLSNRQVSSPSFTNRRAAKASNTGAGADSGTQETKRTEDRFASGSSQSEGKKSREQPSVLSRYPPAAQEHNKVWKGTPKPSTESGLKGKVEKTTRTFSDTTHGSVPNDISGRGDKASDTSTEALFGKRGQVPGNGSQITQAADLASSKAIGALTTSRRSSSEGLSKGKKATSGPEADTSFPNFKAPPLSKYPYSSRSQENILQGFSTPNKEGVDQLVAVVMEDSSQHEALRCRVIKSSGREKPDSDDDMDMVSLVTAKLVNTTITPEPEPKQQPNSREKAKSRGGLRTSLFEDDKDVGTENESGKPVRASTNAVELPEANGARVKSQRPFSPREALRSRAIIKPVIIDKDVKKIMGGSGTEATLEKQKSASKPGPNKVTSSITIYPSDSSSPRVAPGEVLRERHMSTSNIHVGPPELMSVSNHVSSPFELSIHKHDITLQFTEAERTGDGAPKNRPETVVSRSSIIIKPSDAVERSNHTPTAETIKWKSHSAPLEVGSSDARHVTVRNAWKSRRDLNSLEDSSTRIGKNVEFTNTYTQRSSTDYSDLEQPGSYLFEQGTRRVGNSGDAPELSSRRTQSSLTVSEVLTRRNRVGDAVTAEAWNHLAAMEEGDDCTLSVYRRLHNSLERSELSAKQGLPEPGRARAEERLRPARPCAEEN, from the exons ATGGCTGAATTTACAAGCTACAAGGATACTGCTTCCAGTCGCCACCTGCGGTTTAAGTTACAGAGTCTAAGCCGCCGCCTTGATGAGTTGGAGGAAGCCACAAAAAacctccagaaagcagaggatGAGCTCCTGGATCTCCAGGACAAGGTGATTCAGGCAGAAGGCAGCAACTCCAGCATGTTGGCTGAGATTGAAGTGCTGCGTCAGCGAGTGCTGAGAATTGAAGgcaaagatgaagaaattaagagagCAGAGGATCTCTGTCAGCAGATGAAGGAGAAACTTGAAGAGGAGGAAAACCTCACCCGGGAGCTGAAATCTGAGATTGAGCGGCTTCAGAAACGAATGGCTGAACTGGAGAAGCTAGAGGAGGCCTTTAGCAGGAGTAAGAATGACTGTACCCAACTCTGTTTGAGCCTGAATGAGGAGAGAAACCTGACGAAGAAAATCTCCTCTGAGCTGGAAATGCTCAGGGTCAAAGTGAAAGAACTGGAATCTTCTGAGGACCGGCTGGATAAAACTGAGCAGAGTTTAGTGTCAGAGTTAGACAAGCTGAAGTCATTAACTCTGAGCTTTGTaagtgagagaaaatacttgaatgaaaaggagaaagaaaatgagaaactgaTAAAAGAGCTCACTCAAAAATTGGAGCAGAACAAAAAAATGAACCGAGATTATACAAGGAATGCTTCTAATCTTCTGGAAAGGAATGACCTACGAATTGAGGATGGTATCTCTTCTACACTGCCGTCCAAAGAATCAAGAAGGAAGGGCACTCTGGACTATCTAAAACAGGTAGAGAATGAAACAAGAAACAAATCAGAAAACGAAAAGAACCGAAATCAGGAagacaacaaaataaaagacCTTAACCAAGAGATTGAGAAACTTAAGACACAAATCAAACATTTTGAATCTTTGGAGGAAGAGCTTAAGAAAATGCGGGCCAAAAACAGTGACCTTCAGGATAATTACctaagtgaacaaaataaaaacaaactcttaGCCAGCCAGCTGGAGGAGATAAAGCTacaaatcaagaaacagaaagaattagAGAATGGGGAGGTGGAAGGGGAAGATGCTTTCCTGTCCAGCAAAGGCAGGCACGAGAGGACTAAGTTCAGAGGGCATGGGAATGAGGCATCTGTGTCCAAGCACACACCCCGGGAACTGTCCCCACAGCATAAGCGGGAAAGGCACCGAAACAGGGAATTTGCTCTCAACAATGAAAACTATCCTCTGAGCAACAGGCAGGTTTCCTCTCCCAGCTTTACGAACAGGAGGGCAGCCAAAGCTTCCAACACAGGGGCAGGTGCAGACAGTGGGACTCAGGAGACAAAGAGAACTGAAGATCGATTCGCATCTGGCTCCTCTCAGAGTGAAGGGAAGAAGTCCAGGGAGCAGCCATCGGTGCTTAGCCGCTACCCGCCAGCTGCTCAGGAGCACAATAAAGTTTGGAAGGGCACTCCCAAGCCAAGTACCGAGAGTGGGTTGAAGGGTAAAGTAGAGAAGACAACACGAACATTTAGTGATACTACCCATGGGTCTGTTCCCAATGACATATCAGGGAGAGGTGACAAGGCTTCTGACACCTCCACTGAGGCCCTCTTTGGTAAGAGGGGGCAGGTGCCTGGCAATGGAAGTCAAATAACTCAGGCTGCAGACTTGGCCAGTTCTAAGGCCATAGGAGCTCTGACCACATCTAGAAGATCTTCCTCAGAAGGGCTCTCTAAGGGGAAAAAGGCCACCAGTGGCCCAGAGGCTGATACCAGTTTCCCAAATTTCAAGGCTCCACCTTTATCAAAGTATCCTTATAGCTCCAGAAGCCAAGAGAACATCCTTCAGGGCTTTTCAACCCCAAATAAAGAAGGAGTTGATCAACTCGTAGCAGTTGTGATGGAAGACAGTAGTCAGCATGAGGCCCTGAGGTGTCGAGTCATCAAATCCAGTGGCAGAGAGAAGCCAGACTCAGATGATGACATGGACATGGTGTCTCTTGTTACTGCCAAACTGGTAAATACAACCATCACTCCAGAGCCAGAGCCCAAGCAACAGCCCAACTCTAGAGAAAAAGCCAAATCCCGAGGGGGACTTAGAACCTCCCTATTTGAGGATGATAAAGATGTGGGAACAGAAAATGAATCTGGGAAACCTGTCAGAGCGTCCACCAATGCTGTGGAGCTCCCAGAGGCCAATGGTGCCAGGGTAAAAAGCCAGCGGCCCTTCAGCCCCAGAGAGGCCTTGCGGTCTAGAGCCATTATCAAACCTGTCATCATTgataaggatgtgaagaaaatcaTGGGAGGATCTGGAACCGAGGCCACGTTGGAAAAACAGAAATCTGCTTCCAAACCAGGGCCAAACAAAGTGACAAGCAGTATAACTATCTACCCCTCTGACAGCAGTAGCCCAAGAGTCGCCCCAGGCGAGGTCCTGCGGGAGAGGCACATGTCCACCAGCAACATCCACGTTGGGCCTCCGGAGCTCATGTCAGTTAGCAACCATGTCAGCTCCCCCTTCGAGCTCTCCATTCACAAACATGACATCACCCTGCAGTTCACAGAAGCTGAGAGGACGGGAGATGGGGCCCCAAAGAACAGGCCAGAAACAGTGGTGTCTCGGAGCAGCATTATAATCAAGCCATCAGATGCTGTGGAGAGGAGTAACCACACACCCACAGCGGAGACAATCAAGTGGAAGAGCCATAGTGCCCCCTTAGAAGTGGGCTCTTCAGATGCCAGACACGTTACTGTGCGGAATGCCTGGAAGAGTAGGCGAGACTTGAACTCTTTAGAAGATTCCTCAACTCGAATAGGTAAAAATGTGGAATTTACCAACACCTACACCCAGAGATCTTCCACAGACTATTCAGACCTTGAGCAGCCCGGCTCATACCTTTTTGAGCAGGGCACTCGAAGGGTAGGAAACTCAGGGGATGCCCCCGAGCTCTCTTCCAGAAGGACCCAAAGCAGCCTCACGGTGTCAGAGGTGCTCACTCGTCGGAATCGGGTAGGGGATGCTGTCACGGCTGAAGCCTGGAACCACTTGGCAGCCATG GAGGAAGGTGATGACTGCACACTCAGTGTCTACAGGCGACTGCACAACTCCCTCGAAAGGTCTGAACTGTCTGCAAAGCAGGGGCTGCCAGAGCCTGGGCGAGCCCGGGCTGAAGAACGGTTACGgccagccaggccctgtgccGAGGAAAACTGA